In the Duncaniella freteri genome, one interval contains:
- a CDS encoding PASTA domain-containing protein: MRTIFINIGLMIVAALVIGWLSMLWLDSWTRHGDTISVPAVRTLAYNKAMDILNAEGLKGIVADSVYDNHTAPGTVIEQNPKAGTIVKEGREVFLTIHAFSPKMVTLPSLTDISLRQARSILEGLDIKNIVERRVPSEFKDLVLAVRYKGARLQAGARVPAGARIELEVGEGVQELIPDSVSADTDAVEINPDLF; encoded by the coding sequence ATGAGAACAATATTCATAAACATCGGGCTCATGATAGTCGCCGCATTGGTTATCGGATGGCTATCGATGCTATGGCTCGACTCCTGGACCCGGCATGGTGACACTATTTCGGTTCCGGCAGTACGTACCCTTGCCTACAACAAGGCAATGGATATCCTTAATGCGGAAGGACTGAAAGGGATCGTTGCAGACTCCGTATATGACAATCACACTGCACCAGGCACTGTGATTGAACAGAACCCAAAGGCAGGGACTATTGTGAAAGAAGGACGCGAGGTATTCCTCACCATACATGCCTTCTCCCCCAAGATGGTCACTCTACCGTCACTGACCGACATATCACTAAGGCAGGCACGTTCTATTCTTGAGGGGCTTGACATCAAAAATATCGTCGAACGCCGTGTGCCAAGCGAATTTAAGGATCTTGTTCTCGCAGTGAGATATAAAGGAGCACGACTACAGGCAGGAGCACGCGTACCTGCCGGAGCACGTATCGAGCTTGAAGTTGGAGAAGGCGTACAGGAACTGATACCTGACTCCGTATCGGCTGACACCGATGCTGTTGAAATCAATCCGGATCTATTTTAA